From one Catellatospora sp. IY07-71 genomic stretch:
- a CDS encoding DUF6104 family protein → MYFTDRGIEELVERRGGEEVTLEWLAERLRDFIDLNPEFEIPVERFATWLARLDEDDD, encoded by the coding sequence ATGTACTTCACCGATCGCGGCATCGAGGAGCTGGTCGAGCGGCGGGGCGGCGAGGAGGTCACCCTGGAGTGGCTGGCCGAGCGCCTGCGCGACTTCATCGACCTGAACCCCGAGTTCGAGATCCCCGTCGAGCGCTTCGCGACCTGGCTGGCACGCCTCGACGAGGACGACGACTAG
- a CDS encoding multifunctional oxoglutarate decarboxylase/oxoglutarate dehydrogenase thiamine pyrophosphate-binding subunit/dihydrolipoyllysine-residue succinyltransferase subunit: MSTQHTSGTGPTGRSVQDNPLASFGPNEWIVEEMYQRYLADPTSVDPAWHDFFADYKPADSAKPAAPAKAAAPAKAAPAQPAAAPAAPAATAAAPAAAAPAATAAAKPAPAQAKPAEKPAATGAPAGTTAVPLRGIAAKIVENMDASLEVPTATSVRAVPAKLLSDNRIVINNHLTRGRGGKVSFTHLIGYALVRAISMHPEMNNHFGQVNGKPAMIVPEHVNLGIAIDLAKPDGSRTLVVPSIKGTEQMDFRQFWQAYEDVVRRARKNELTMDDYSGTTISLTNPGGIGTVHSIPRLMQGQSAIIGVGAMEYPAPFAGMSETQLSEMAVSKVISLTSTYDHRVIQGAQSGEFLKVMHELLLGEHGFYDEIFTALRIPYEPVRWVRDITHTSEGQIDKAARVIELIHSYRVRGHLMADTDPLEFTIRKHPDLDVREHDLTLWDLDRAFPVGGFAGKDKMKLRDILGVLRDSYCRRVGVEYMHISDPEERRWIQQRVERKYEKPSPEEQKHVLGRLNAAEAFETFLQTKYVGQKRFSLEGGESLIPLLDEVLQASAEGGLDEVVIGMAHRGRLNVLANIVGKPYEKIFGEFEGHLDPKTAQGSGDVKYHLGMTGKFTSPDGQFSTTVSLAANPSHLEAVDPVLEGIVRAKQDRLDLGLHGYTVLPLLVHGDAAFAGQGVVAETLNLSQLRGYRTGGTVHVVVNNQVGFTTAPEYSRSSLYSTDVARMIQAPIFHVNGDDPESVVRVARLAFEYRQEFNKDVVIDLVCYRRRGHNEGDDPSMTNPLMYQIIDAKRSVRKLYTEELIGRGDITVEGAEEALRDYQTQLETVFKATRDAVAGVSSRLTRAREVVPEPTVATAIPADLVRRIGEAHTALPEGFTPHKRIQQLLEKRAKMAVEGDIDWGFGEIIAFASLLAQGVTVRLSGQDSRRGTFVQRHAAIVDAQTGGDFLPATAVASDDARFHVQDSLLSEYAALGFEYGYSVEDPSALVLWEAQFGDFVNGAQSVIDEFISSGEVKWGQQSSLVLLLPHGHEGQGPDHTSGRPERWLQLAAEDNMRIAIPSTPASHFHLLRRQALSGKRKPLVVFTPKSLLRHRLAVSPVADFTNGTFQPVIGETGQLDPAKVKRVLLCSGKVYYDLVQARQERGVEDTAIIRLEQLYPLPVEELKAELAKYAAAEDFCWVQEEPANQGAWSFVALNLLEHLDGVRMRRISRPAAAAPAVGSTKLHDVEQAALLEAALPRS; the protein is encoded by the coding sequence GTGTCGACCCAGCACACCTCGGGCACCGGCCCGACCGGCCGCTCAGTTCAGGACAACCCACTGGCGAGCTTCGGTCCCAACGAGTGGATCGTGGAGGAGATGTACCAGCGGTACCTCGCCGACCCGACCAGCGTCGACCCGGCGTGGCACGACTTCTTCGCCGACTACAAGCCGGCCGACAGCGCCAAGCCCGCCGCCCCGGCCAAGGCCGCGGCCCCGGCGAAGGCCGCGCCCGCCCAGCCCGCTGCCGCGCCCGCCGCTCCGGCCGCGACCGCCGCCGCCCCCGCGGCTGCCGCACCCGCCGCGACCGCCGCCGCGAAGCCGGCTCCCGCGCAGGCCAAGCCCGCGGAGAAGCCCGCCGCCACCGGGGCGCCGGCCGGCACCACGGCCGTGCCGCTGCGCGGCATCGCCGCGAAGATCGTCGAGAACATGGACGCCTCGCTGGAGGTGCCGACCGCGACCAGCGTGCGCGCCGTCCCGGCGAAGCTGCTGTCCGACAACCGCATCGTGATCAACAACCACCTCACCCGCGGCCGGGGTGGCAAGGTCAGCTTCACCCACCTGATCGGGTACGCCCTGGTCCGGGCGATCTCCATGCACCCGGAGATGAACAACCACTTCGGGCAGGTCAACGGCAAGCCCGCGATGATCGTGCCGGAGCACGTGAACCTCGGCATCGCCATCGACCTGGCCAAGCCGGACGGCTCCCGCACGCTGGTCGTGCCCTCGATCAAGGGCACCGAGCAGATGGACTTCCGCCAGTTCTGGCAGGCGTACGAGGACGTGGTGCGCCGGGCTCGCAAGAACGAGCTGACCATGGACGACTACAGCGGCACCACGATCTCGCTGACCAACCCCGGCGGCATCGGCACCGTGCACTCGATCCCGCGCCTGATGCAGGGCCAGAGCGCCATCATCGGCGTGGGCGCGATGGAGTACCCGGCGCCGTTCGCCGGCATGAGCGAGACCCAGCTGTCCGAGATGGCCGTCAGCAAGGTCATCTCGCTGACCAGCACCTACGACCACCGGGTCATCCAGGGCGCGCAGTCCGGCGAGTTCCTCAAGGTCATGCACGAGCTGCTGCTCGGCGAGCACGGCTTCTACGACGAGATCTTCACCGCGCTGCGCATCCCGTACGAGCCGGTGCGCTGGGTCCGCGACATCACGCACACCTCCGAGGGCCAGATCGACAAGGCCGCGCGGGTCATCGAGCTGATCCACTCCTACCGGGTCCGGGGCCACCTGATGGCCGACACCGACCCGCTGGAGTTCACCATCCGCAAGCACCCGGACCTGGACGTGCGCGAGCACGACCTGACCCTGTGGGACCTGGACCGCGCCTTCCCGGTCGGCGGCTTCGCCGGCAAGGACAAGATGAAGCTGCGCGACATCCTCGGCGTGCTGCGCGACTCGTACTGCCGCCGCGTCGGCGTCGAGTACATGCACATCTCCGACCCGGAGGAGCGCCGCTGGATCCAGCAGCGGGTGGAGCGCAAGTACGAGAAGCCCTCCCCGGAGGAGCAGAAGCACGTCCTGGGCCGGCTCAACGCCGCCGAGGCCTTCGAGACCTTCCTGCAGACGAAGTACGTCGGCCAGAAGCGCTTCTCGCTGGAGGGCGGCGAGTCGCTGATCCCGCTGCTCGACGAGGTGCTCCAGGCGTCCGCCGAGGGCGGGCTGGACGAGGTCGTCATCGGCATGGCGCACCGCGGCCGGCTCAACGTGCTCGCCAACATCGTCGGCAAGCCGTACGAGAAGATCTTCGGCGAGTTCGAGGGCCACCTCGACCCGAAGACCGCGCAGGGCTCCGGCGACGTCAAGTACCACCTGGGCATGACCGGCAAGTTCACCTCGCCGGACGGGCAGTTCTCCACCACCGTGTCGTTGGCCGCCAACCCGTCGCACCTGGAGGCCGTGGACCCGGTGCTGGAGGGCATCGTCCGGGCCAAGCAGGACCGGCTCGACCTCGGCCTGCACGGCTACACCGTGCTGCCGCTGCTGGTGCACGGCGACGCCGCGTTCGCCGGCCAGGGCGTGGTCGCCGAGACGCTGAACCTGTCCCAGCTGCGCGGCTACCGCACCGGCGGCACCGTGCACGTGGTCGTCAACAACCAGGTCGGCTTCACCACCGCCCCGGAGTACAGCCGCTCCTCGCTGTACAGCACCGACGTGGCCCGCATGATCCAGGCGCCGATCTTCCACGTGAACGGCGACGACCCCGAGTCGGTCGTGCGGGTGGCCCGGCTCGCCTTCGAGTACCGGCAGGAGTTCAACAAGGACGTGGTCATCGACCTCGTCTGCTACCGCCGCCGCGGGCACAACGAGGGCGACGACCCGTCGATGACCAACCCGCTGATGTACCAGATCATCGACGCCAAGCGCTCGGTGCGGAAGCTCTACACCGAGGAGCTGATCGGCCGCGGCGACATCACGGTCGAGGGCGCCGAGGAGGCGCTGCGCGACTACCAGACGCAGCTGGAGACGGTGTTCAAGGCCACCCGCGACGCGGTCGCCGGGGTGTCCAGCCGGCTGACCCGGGCCCGCGAGGTGGTGCCCGAGCCGACCGTCGCCACCGCGATCCCGGCCGACCTGGTCCGCCGCATCGGCGAAGCGCACACCGCGCTGCCCGAGGGCTTCACCCCGCACAAGCGCATCCAGCAGCTGCTGGAGAAGCGCGCCAAGATGGCCGTCGAGGGCGACATCGACTGGGGCTTCGGCGAGATCATCGCGTTCGCCTCGCTGCTCGCGCAGGGCGTCACCGTGCGCCTGTCCGGCCAGGACTCCCGGCGCGGCACGTTCGTGCAGCGGCACGCGGCCATCGTGGACGCGCAGACCGGCGGCGACTTCCTCCCGGCCACCGCGGTGGCCAGCGACGACGCCCGCTTCCACGTGCAGGACTCGCTGCTGAGCGAGTACGCCGCGCTCGGCTTCGAGTACGGCTACTCGGTCGAGGACCCGAGCGCGCTGGTGCTGTGGGAGGCGCAGTTCGGCGACTTCGTCAACGGCGCCCAGTCGGTGATCGACGAGTTCATCAGCTCCGGCGAGGTCAAGTGGGGCCAGCAGTCCAGCCTGGTGCTGCTGCTGCCGCACGGCCACGAGGGCCAGGGCCCGGACCACACCTCCGGCCGCCCGGAGCGCTGGCTGCAGCTGGCCGCCGAGGACAACATGCGCATCGCCATCCCGTCCACCCCGGCCAGCCACTTCCACCTGCTGCGCCGCCAGGCGCTGTCGGGCAAGCGCAAGCCGCTGGTGGTCTTCACGCCGAAGTCGCTGCTGCGCCACCGCCTCGCGGTGTCGCCGGTGGCCGACTTCACCAACGGCACGTTCCAGCCGGTCATCGGCGAGACCGGGCAGCTCGACCCGGCGAAGGTCAAGCGCGTGCTGCTGTGCTCGGGCAAGGTCTACTACGACCTGGTCCAGGCGCGGCAGGAGCGCGGCGTCGAGGACACCGCGATCATCCGCCTGGAGCAGCTCTACCCGCTGCCGGTCGAGGAGCTCAAGGCCGAGCTGGCCAAGTACGCCGCGGCCGAGGACTTCTGCTGGGTGCAGGAGGAGCCGGCCAACCAGGGCGCCTGGTCGTTCGTCGCGCTGAACCTGCTGGAGCACCTGGACGGGGTGCGCATGCGCCGCATCTCCCGCCCCGCCGCCGCGGCCCCGGCCGTCGGCTCCACCAAGCTGCACGACGTCGAGCAGGCCGCGCTGCTGGAGGCGGCGCTCCCCCGCTCCTGA
- a CDS encoding GNAT family N-acetyltransferase, protein MTTMLLTAAPTGYSALIAGDAATVEAAQRLRYRVFADEMGAQLAGDGGLDVDEFDAYCDHLVVREDRTGEVVGTYRLLPPQRASWLGRRYGDGEFDLSALTVLRDQLVEAGRSCVHPDHRTGAVINLMWAGIAKYLERMGHRWLSGCASVPLADGGTQASQVWDLVSRKHLSPPQLRVQPRLPWVPQEVAKPATIAAAPALLRGYLRLGAWVAGSPAYDPAFGVADFYVLLGVDRIDPRYLKHFSA, encoded by the coding sequence ATGACGACGATGTTGTTGACCGCCGCCCCCACCGGCTACTCCGCGCTGATCGCGGGAGACGCGGCCACGGTCGAGGCGGCGCAGCGGCTGCGCTACCGCGTGTTCGCCGACGAGATGGGCGCCCAGCTCGCCGGGGACGGCGGCCTGGACGTCGACGAGTTCGACGCGTACTGCGACCACCTGGTGGTGCGGGAGGACCGCACCGGCGAGGTGGTCGGCACGTACCGCCTGCTGCCCCCGCAGCGGGCCAGCTGGCTCGGCCGCCGCTACGGCGACGGCGAGTTCGACCTGTCCGCGCTCACCGTGCTGCGGGACCAGCTCGTCGAGGCCGGGCGCAGCTGCGTGCACCCCGACCACCGCACCGGCGCCGTGATCAACCTGATGTGGGCGGGCATCGCCAAGTATCTGGAGCGGATGGGCCACCGCTGGCTGTCCGGCTGCGCCTCGGTGCCACTGGCCGACGGCGGCACGCAGGCCTCGCAGGTGTGGGACCTGGTGTCCCGCAAGCACCTGTCGCCGCCGCAGCTGCGGGTGCAGCCCCGCCTGCCGTGGGTGCCGCAGGAGGTGGCCAAGCCCGCCACCATCGCGGCCGCCCCGGCGCTGCTGCGTGGCTACCTGCGGCTGGGCGCGTGGGTCGCGGGCTCCCCGGCCTACGACCCGGCGTTCGGCGTGGCCGACTTCTACGTGCTGCTCGGCGTGGACCGCATCGACCCGCGCTACCTGAAGCACTTCTCGGCGTAG
- a CDS encoding 1-acyl-sn-glycerol-3-phosphate acyltransferase, which produces MTTTPLAASLPSAAPPAARPAPSRRIPADQLWRPVAECGRQCGCDGGPRVGRARRALRTMAGLVMLTLGVLLPWRADLLARALLRALGIRLRVTGADLAPGALLVGNHVSWLDIVVMTALSGPRARLRMVAKTEVAGWPVIGRIGRRQRTIFVDRARPRALPGTVAQVAAALREGYTVQVFPEGTTTCGPHPVPWRAAFLQAAIDAGAPVQSITLRYTHPAAGFVGDDTLVESLRRVLAARGLSVAVLLGAPRPADAPRRDLAARLSHTDAVA; this is translated from the coding sequence ATGACCACCACCCCCCTGGCGGCGAGCCTGCCGTCGGCCGCACCGCCTGCCGCCCGGCCGGCGCCGTCCCGGCGGATCCCTGCGGATCAGCTGTGGCGGCCCGTCGCCGAGTGCGGCCGGCAGTGCGGGTGCGACGGCGGGCCGCGCGTCGGCCGGGCCCGCCGGGCGCTGCGCACCATGGCCGGGCTGGTCATGCTCACGCTCGGGGTGCTGCTGCCGTGGCGGGCGGATCTGCTCGCCCGCGCGCTGCTGCGGGCGCTGGGCATCCGGCTGCGGGTGACGGGGGCGGACCTCGCCCCCGGCGCGCTGCTGGTCGGCAACCACGTCTCCTGGCTGGACATCGTGGTGATGACGGCGCTGAGCGGGCCGCGCGCGAGGCTGCGCATGGTCGCCAAGACCGAGGTCGCCGGGTGGCCGGTGATCGGGCGGATCGGCCGCCGGCAACGGACGATCTTCGTGGACCGCGCCCGGCCACGCGCCCTCCCCGGCACCGTCGCGCAGGTCGCGGCGGCGTTGCGGGAGGGGTACACGGTGCAGGTGTTTCCGGAGGGGACCACCACCTGCGGCCCGCACCCGGTGCCGTGGCGGGCGGCGTTTCTGCAGGCGGCGATCGACGCCGGGGCCCCGGTGCAGTCGATCACGCTGCGGTACACCCATCCGGCGGCCGGGTTCGTGGGCGACGACACGCTTGTGGAGTCACTGCGCCGGGTGCTTGCCGCACGCGGGCTGTCGGTGGCGGTCCTGCTCGGCGCGCCCCGGCCCGCCGACGCCCCCCGCCGCGACCTGGCGGCCCGGCTGTCCCACACCGACGCGGTCGCGTGA
- a CDS encoding response regulator transcription factor, translated as MPEANLLVVEDDPNILELLSASLRFAGFEVKAVGDGATALDAAAKVRPDLVVLDVMLPDLDGFEVIKQLRQDRGRVPVVFLTARDATDDKIRGLTLGGDDYVTKPFSLEELTARIRAVLRRTNGDSGSPRLTFADLELDEETHEVRRAGNLVQLSPTEFKLLRYLMLNPNRVLSKAQILDHVWNYDFRGDDNIVESYISYLRRKVDNVSPRLIQTLRGVGYVLRKPAS; from the coding sequence ATGCCTGAGGCGAACCTGCTCGTGGTCGAGGATGACCCCAACATCCTCGAACTGCTGTCTGCCAGCCTGCGCTTCGCGGGATTCGAGGTCAAGGCGGTGGGCGACGGCGCGACCGCGCTCGACGCCGCCGCCAAGGTGCGGCCGGACCTGGTCGTCCTCGACGTCATGCTGCCCGACCTGGACGGCTTCGAGGTGATCAAGCAGCTGCGCCAGGACCGCGGCCGGGTGCCGGTGGTCTTCCTGACCGCGCGCGACGCCACCGACGACAAGATCCGCGGGCTGACCCTGGGCGGCGACGACTACGTCACCAAGCCGTTCAGCCTGGAGGAGCTGACCGCCCGCATCCGCGCGGTGCTGCGGCGCACCAACGGCGACTCCGGCTCGCCCCGGCTCACCTTCGCCGACCTGGAGCTGGACGAGGAGACGCACGAGGTCCGCCGGGCGGGCAACCTGGTGCAGCTCTCGCCGACCGAGTTCAAGCTGCTGCGCTACCTGATGCTCAACCCGAACCGGGTGCTGTCCAAGGCGCAGATCCTCGACCACGTGTGGAACTACGACTTCCGGGGCGACGACAACATCGTCGAGTCGTACATCTCCTACCTGCGGCGCAAGGTGGACAACGTGTCGCCGCGGCTCATCCAGACCCTGCGCGGCGTCGGGTACGTCCTGCGCAAGCCGGCGTCGTGA
- a CDS encoding cell wall metabolism sensor histidine kinase WalK, whose amino-acid sequence MLLLVLAIVLIGVASHMAMRRYLSEKLDNDLTEATSALQNGTETAATNPGDTQLFLPSDFVVAREVPRPGGSAWKWSFPYTVTERDLPEAATPKDLRSRVGEFFTVKARDGAPHWRMLVGESKVNGVSQLTVVAERTTTIDAALHRLLWINIYGGAAVLILAAMIGTELVRRSLRPLAAIEKTAVAIAGGDLTQRVPDPEEGHARPRTEVGSLARAFNSMLAQIESAFTARAASETSARAAESAARDAAEAARVSEGRARRSEEKMRRFVADASHELRTPLTTIRGFAELYRQGAAREPEQTASLVKRIEDEARRMGLLVEDLLLLARMDRERPLRPAPVELRVLAVEAVQGARAVDPERPIELTVAPDAGHLVAAGDDARLRQVIGNLMSNAMAHTPPGTPVELRLRREAEQAVVEVADEGPGLDAAQQERVFERFYRADPARTRRADGQVSTGLGLAIVAALVDAHHGSIEVDSEPGKGAVFRVRLPLAEVADEVDEPVDAGMPRQVDA is encoded by the coding sequence ATGCTGCTGCTGGTGCTCGCCATCGTGCTGATCGGCGTGGCCAGCCACATGGCGATGCGCCGCTACCTGTCCGAGAAGCTGGACAACGACCTGACCGAGGCGACCAGCGCGCTGCAGAACGGGACCGAGACCGCGGCCACCAACCCCGGCGACACCCAGCTGTTCCTGCCCAGCGACTTCGTGGTGGCCCGCGAGGTGCCGCGGCCGGGCGGTTCGGCCTGGAAGTGGAGCTTCCCGTACACCGTGACGGAGCGGGACCTGCCGGAGGCGGCCACGCCCAAGGACCTGCGCTCCCGTGTCGGCGAGTTCTTCACCGTCAAAGCTCGCGACGGCGCGCCGCACTGGCGCATGCTGGTCGGCGAGTCGAAGGTCAACGGCGTCAGCCAGCTCACCGTGGTCGCCGAGCGGACCACCACCATCGACGCGGCGCTGCACCGGCTGCTGTGGATCAATATCTACGGCGGCGCGGCGGTGCTCATCCTGGCCGCGATGATCGGCACCGAGCTGGTGCGCCGCAGCCTGCGGCCGCTCGCCGCGATCGAGAAGACCGCGGTGGCGATCGCCGGCGGCGACCTGACCCAGCGCGTGCCCGACCCCGAGGAGGGCCACGCCCGGCCCCGGACCGAGGTGGGTTCGCTGGCCCGCGCGTTCAACTCGATGCTGGCCCAGATCGAGAGCGCGTTCACCGCGCGGGCGGCCTCGGAGACCTCGGCCCGCGCGGCCGAGTCGGCGGCGCGCGACGCGGCGGAGGCGGCCCGGGTGTCCGAGGGCCGGGCCCGGCGCTCCGAGGAGAAGATGCGGCGCTTCGTCGCCGACGCCTCGCACGAACTGCGCACGCCGCTGACCACCATCCGGGGCTTCGCCGAGCTGTACCGGCAGGGTGCGGCGCGCGAGCCCGAGCAGACCGCGTCGCTGGTGAAGCGGATCGAGGACGAGGCCCGCCGGATGGGCCTGCTCGTCGAGGACCTGCTGCTGCTGGCCCGGATGGACCGGGAGCGCCCGCTGCGCCCGGCCCCGGTGGAGCTGCGCGTGCTGGCCGTCGAGGCGGTCCAGGGCGCGCGGGCCGTGGACCCGGAGCGGCCGATCGAGCTGACCGTCGCGCCCGACGCCGGGCACCTGGTGGCGGCCGGGGACGACGCCCGGCTGCGGCAGGTCATCGGCAACCTCATGAGCAACGCCATGGCCCATACGCCGCCCGGCACGCCGGTGGAGTTGCGGCTGCGCCGCGAGGCGGAGCAGGCTGTGGTGGAGGTGGCCGACGAGGGCCCCGGCCTGGACGCGGCGCAGCAGGAGCGGGTGTTCGAGCGCTTCTACCGCGCCGACCCGGCCCGCACCCGGCGCGCCGACGGGCAGGTCAGCACCGGACTCGGCCTGGCCATCGTGGCGGCGCTGGTGGACGCGCACCACGGCTCGATCGAGGTGGACAGCGAGCCCGGCAAGGGCGCGGTGTTCCGCGTACGGCTGCCGCTCGCCGAGGTCGCCGACGAGGTGGACGAGCCGGTCGACGCGGGTATGCCACGGCAGGTGGACGCATGA
- a CDS encoding S1C family serine protease produces MSEFDKPQTAAQPGEPGYGAVPPRPEATAETAPATPAHAAAEPSLPVEPDATAATWPQPQTPAEPVTAQLPQTAGQPAPAGPQPPAPAGHAQPGGYPQPGGYPQAGGHPQAGGYQPTHGQPVSSQPVSGYPTSGYPASGYPGSGYPTSGYPVTGQPAYGQPAWTPPGTPRKSVGGTIAKVVLGTTAAVLLALGSGVAGAVIATRFAEDGKITVSSGTTAAAPVVDRSSLSGVAAAIQPSVVNISTGSGEGSGIVLTEDGYIVTNNHVVANAGKDVTVTLSTGKKVPATVVGTDPRTDLAVVKANTTGLKLAAFGNSDQVAVGDTVLAVGSPLGLRGSVTAGIISARDRTISVGEGRSTSLSGLLQTDAPINPGNSGGALVNTKGEVIGINTAIATNGSSEGNIGVGFAIPSNKAKGIAEQIMNGKPVSHPYLGVSVTAANEGGASISAVTEGSPANKAGLQKGDIISKFNGKIINDSDDLVSAVQSGTVGQQVTVEFTRNGEAKTATVTLGEAS; encoded by the coding sequence ATGAGCGAGTTCGACAAGCCCCAGACCGCAGCGCAGCCCGGTGAGCCCGGGTACGGCGCCGTACCCCCGCGGCCGGAGGCGACGGCCGAGACCGCACCGGCCACCCCTGCTCACGCGGCGGCCGAACCGAGCCTGCCGGTGGAGCCCGACGCGACCGCGGCGACCTGGCCGCAGCCGCAGACGCCGGCCGAGCCGGTCACCGCGCAACTGCCGCAGACCGCCGGCCAGCCCGCACCGGCCGGTCCGCAGCCGCCCGCACCCGCGGGTCACGCGCAGCCCGGGGGCTACCCGCAGCCCGGGGGCTACCCGCAGGCCGGGGGTCACCCGCAGGCCGGGGGCTACCAGCCCACGCACGGCCAGCCGGTCAGCAGCCAGCCCGTGTCCGGCTACCCGACCAGCGGCTACCCGGCGAGCGGTTACCCCGGCAGCGGCTACCCGACCAGCGGCTACCCGGTGACGGGGCAGCCCGCGTACGGCCAGCCCGCCTGGACGCCGCCGGGCACGCCCCGCAAGAGCGTCGGCGGCACCATCGCCAAGGTGGTGCTCGGCACGACGGCCGCGGTGCTGCTGGCGCTGGGCTCCGGCGTGGCGGGCGCGGTGATCGCGACCCGGTTCGCCGAGGACGGCAAGATCACCGTGTCGTCCGGCACCACCGCGGCCGCGCCCGTGGTCGACCGCTCGTCGCTGTCCGGGGTCGCGGCCGCGATCCAGCCCAGCGTGGTGAACATCAGCACCGGCTCGGGGGAGGGCTCGGGCATCGTGCTCACCGAGGACGGCTACATCGTCACCAACAACCACGTGGTCGCCAACGCCGGCAAGGACGTCACGGTCACCCTGTCCACCGGCAAGAAGGTCCCGGCCACGGTGGTCGGCACCGACCCGCGCACCGACCTCGCCGTGGTCAAGGCGAACACCACCGGCCTGAAGCTGGCCGCGTTCGGCAACAGCGACCAGGTCGCCGTCGGCGACACCGTGCTCGCCGTGGGCAGCCCGCTCGGCCTGCGCGGCTCGGTCACCGCGGGCATCATCAGCGCCCGCGACCGCACCATCTCGGTGGGCGAGGGCCGCTCCACCTCGCTGTCCGGCCTGCTGCAGACCGACGCCCCGATCAACCCGGGCAACTCCGGCGGCGCGCTGGTCAACACCAAGGGCGAGGTCATCGGCATCAACACCGCGATCGCGACCAACGGCAGCAGCGAGGGCAACATCGGCGTCGGCTTCGCCATCCCGAGCAACAAGGCCAAGGGCATCGCCGAGCAGATCATGAACGGCAAGCCGGTGAGCCACCCGTACCTGGGCGTCTCGGTCACCGCGGCGAACGAGGGCGGCGCCTCCATCAGCGCGGTCACCGAGGGCAGCCCGGCCAACAAGGCGGGCCTGCAGAAGGGCGACATCATCAGCAAGTTCAACGGCAAGATCATCAACGACTCGGATGACCTGGTGTCAGCCGTCCAATCGGGCACCGTCGGCCAGCAGGTGACGGTGGAGTTCACCCGAAACGGCGAGGCCAAGACGGCAACGGTGACGCTCGGCGAAGCGTCCTAA